Proteins co-encoded in one Stigmatopora nigra isolate UIUO_SnigA unplaced genomic scaffold, RoL_Snig_1.1 HiC_scaffold_26, whole genome shotgun sequence genomic window:
- the gja1b gene encoding gap junction alpha-1 protein — MGDWSALGRLLDKVQAYSTAGGKVWLSVLFIFRILVLGTAVESAWGDEQSAFKCNTQQPGCENVCYDKSFPISHVRFWVLQIIFVSTPTLLYLAHVFYLNRKEQKLNRKEEVLKIVQNDGGDVDLPLKKIEMKKLKYGIDEHGKVKMKGALLRTYIVSIFFKSLFEVGFLVIQWYIYGFSLSAVYTCERAPCPHRVDCFLSRPTEKTVFIIFMLVVSLVSLLLNVIELFYVFFKRIKDRVKGQQQSTLFPSGGTLSPTPKDHSTTKYAYYNGCSSPTAPLSPMSPPGYKLATGERGTGSCRNFNKQAHEQNWANYSTEQNRLGQIGGGGSTISNSHAQAFDFPDDTHEHKKLSSTTGHEMQPLALMDVRPCSRASSRMSRPRPDDLDV; from the coding sequence ATGGGTGATTGGAGTGCTCTTGGTCGTTTGTTGGATAAGGTCCAGGCATACTCCACCGCTGGGGGGAAGGTCTGGCTGTCTGTCCTCTTCATCTTTCGAATCCTGGTCTTAGGCACAGCAGTAGAATCGGCCTGGGGAGATGAGCAGTCTGCCTTCAAGTGTAATACCCAACAACCCGGTTGTGAGAATGTCTGCTATGACAAATCCTTCCCCATCTCACATGTCAGATTCTGGGTCCTGCAGATCATTTTTGTCTCCACCCCTACACTACTTTATCTAGCACATGTCTTTTACCTGAACAGAAAGGAACAGAAGCTGAATAGAAAGGAGGAAGTGcttaaaattgtacaaaacgATGGTGGAGATGTCGACCTTCCTCTTAAGAAAATCGAAATGAAAAAGCTCAAGTATGGCATTGATGAACATGGCAAAGTAAAGATGAAGGGGGCATTGCTGAGAACCTATATAgtcagcatttttttcaagtccTTGTTTGAAGTGGGTTTTCTTGTCATCCAGTGGTACATATATGGCTTTAGCCTTTCGGCGGTCTACACCTGTGAGAGGGCTCCGTGCCCGCATAGGGTGGACTGTTTTCTGTCACGTCCCACAGAAAAGACAGTTTTCATTATCTTCATGCTGGTGGTTTCATTGGTGTCCCTGCTGCTGAATGTTATTGAGCTTTTCTACGTGTTTTTCAAGAGGATCAAGGATCGTGTGAAGGGCCAACAACAGTCCACACTCTTCCCTAGTGGAGGAACACTCAGTCCAACCCCCAAGGACCACTCCACGACCAAGTACGCTTACTATAATGGCTGCTCTTCCCCAACTGCCCCACTCTCACCGATGTCGCCCCCAGGTTACAAGTTAGCCACCGGAGAGAGGGGTACGGGATCCTGTCGCAACTTCAACAAACAGGCCCACGAGCAGAACTGGGCCAACTATTCCACTGAGCAGAACCGCCTCGGCCAGATTGGAGGAGGAGGCAGTACTATTTCAAACTCCCACGCACAGGCGTTTGATTTCCCCGACGACACCCATGAGCATAAGAAACTCTCCTCAACGACAGGACACGAGATGCAGCCTCTGGCACTGATGGATGTCAGGCCATGTAGCCGAGCCAGCAGCCGGATGAGCCGGCCAAGGCCAGACGACCTGGATGTGTAA